CTATTCGCTGCTGGCGGAGAAGCGTGCCGCGGGCCCGAAGAAGCCCGGAGCGTCGAAGCCTGCCGCGAAGCGGTCCACCGCCAAGTCCCCGGCGAAGAAGAGCAGCGCTGCGAAGAAGTCTCCAGCCAAGAAGACGACGGCGAAGACCGGATCCTAACCGAGGAGTCACCTGATGCGTCTGGGCGTGCTGGATATCGGTTCCAATACCGTGCACCTGCTCCTGGTGGATGCCCACCTGGGAGCGAAGCCTGAGGCTTTCGCCTCCCACAAGCGACCGCTCTCCCTGGTCAAGCACCTGGACGAACAGGGCGCGATCACCGATGAGGGTCAGGCGGAGCTGATCGGCTTCATCGCCGAGGCTGCTCGGTTCGCCGCGCGACACCGAGCCGAGGATCTGCTCTCCTTCTGCACCTCGGCCCTGCGCGAGGCGGCCAACGGAGAGGCAGTCCTGGAGCGCGTGGTGAGCGAGACCGGAGTGGAGCTGACCGAGCTCAGCGGCGCCCAGGAATCTGCCATGACCTTCTTCGCGGCCCGACGCTGGCGCGGCTGGAGCGCCGGAGATATCCTCAACTTCGACATCGGCGGCGGATCCTTCGAGATCGCCTACGGGCGCGATGAGCTGCCCTCCACCGCGGTCTCGGTGCCCCTGGGCGCTGGCCGGCTCACCCGTGACTGGCTCAGCGAGGACCCGCCGAGCAAGGATCAGGCGAAGGCGCTGAAGAGCTACATCCGTGAGGAGCTCGAGGCGGCCCGCCGGGAGTTCCCGGTGCTCAGCGAACACACCGAGGTGCTCGCCACCTCCAAGACGTTCCGCTCGCTGGCCCGGATGACCGGCGCCGCCCCCTCGGCGGCCGGGCCCTACGTGCCTCGGTCCCTCACCCATTCAGAGCTGAAGCCGTTGGCCAAGCGGCTGGGCTCCATGACGGCCGAGGAGCGTGCAGAGCTTCCCGGCGTCTCCACGCTGCGCGCCCGGCAGGTCTTCGCGGGTTCCCTCGTCGCCGAGCAGGCGATGAAGGTCTTCGGCATCGAGGAGCTGCAGATCTGCCCCTGGGCGCTGCGTGAAGGCCTGATCCTGCGCCGGTTGGACTCTCTGGTCCGCGAGGGCGCTGTGCAGGTCCCCGCCGCACCCGGAGTCGGGCATGTGAATCTCGGCCGAGAGCTGCGCAAACCTTCGCGCGGCGACGTCCCCGGTGGCCGCCCGACGGCGGCCGCGGCGGTGGAACATGCCCACTGAGGACGTCCAGCCGCACCCGGCGCACGAGCTGCCACGCATTCCGGTGGCACTGTCCACCTCCTCGGTCTACCCGCTGGGGGTCGCCGAAGGCTTCTCCATCGCCGATGACCTCGGCTATGACGGAGTCGAGGTCATGGTCACCCACCGCAGCGAATCCCAGCAGGCTTCCACGCTCAACGAGTTGTCCTGGCGCTTCGGCCTGCAGGTGATGGCCATCCATGCACCCACGCTGCTGCTCACCCAGCAGGTCTGGGGCTCCGCCTGGGACAAGCTCAAGCGCAGCGCCGCCCTCGCCCAGGAGGTCGGCTGCGGCGTCGTCGTCGCTCACCCGCCGTTCCGCTGGCAGGTCGGTTATGCGGAGGGCTTCGCCGAGGGGATCGCCGAGCTGGAGGCAGAGACCGGGGTGGTCTTCGCCGTGGAGAACATGTACCCCTGGCGTGCAGGCGGACGCGAGGCCACGATGTACCTGCCGCACTGGGATCCGGTGGATCAGCCTTATCCGCACGTGACCTGGGACTTCTCGCATGCGGCCACCGCCGAGGCGGACTCCTACGAGGCGGTGTCCGCGCTCGGTCAGCGGCTGCGCCATGTGCACCTGACCGACGGCTGGTCCAACGGCTTCAAGGATGATCACCTCATCCCTGGGCAGGGTGAACAGCGTGTGGCGGAAGCGATGCAGCTTCTGGCCAAGCCCGACTTCGCCGGGTCCGGATTCACCGGTGTGGTCGCTGTTGAAGTGGCCACCCGCACCGCCCGCAATGTGGGAGATCGGGAGCGCTGGCTGGCCGAGTCCCTCGCCTTCGCCCGCAAACACCTCGGACAGGAGTGAGCATGAGCAGCACCGCAGCACCGCAGCAGAACCCCGCACCCACCGCCGCTCCGCGCGTCGCCATGCTGGGGCTGGGCTCGATGAACGGCGCCATCCTGGCGGGCCTGCTGGCCTCGTCTGTGCAGCCCGAGGACGTGGTCGCGACCACGCGCAGCACCGCCACCGCCCAGGCCCGCGCCCAGGAGCACGGAGTGACCGTGCTGGCTGAGGCCGAGGACCCGCAGGCGAACCAGATCGCTGCCGGACAGGCGGACATCATCTTCCTCGGGGTCAAGCCCCATGGGATCGTCGACCTCGCCGGGTCCATCGCGGACTCGCTGAAGCCGGACGCCGTCGTCGTCTCGGTGGCCGCCGCGATCAGTGTGGAGATGCTGCAGGGCGCCCTCGGGCAGGGACAGCCGGTCATCCGTTCCATGCCCAACACCCCGCTGTCGGTGGGACTCGGAGTGGTCGGTCTGGTTCCGGGGACCCATGCCAGTGAGAGCGACACGCGGCGGGTGCAGGACCTGCTCGCCGCCTGTGGGACCGTGCACGTGATCGAGGAGTCCCAGATCGACGCGCTCACCGGCATCTCCGGCTCCGGGCCCGCCTATGCCTTCTACCTCGCCGAGCAGATGGCCGAGGCCGGCGTCCGGCTCGGGCTTGACCCCGCACTGGCCGCCGATCTCGCCGCGCAGACGGTCTACGGCGCAGGCAAGATGCTGGTCTCCGGCGACGGCACAGCAGACGCAGCAGCGCTGCGCAAGGCCGTCTGCTCACCCAATGGCACCACCGAACGCGCGATCGACGCCTTCGATGAGCATGGCTTCCCTGCGGCGGTGGCCGCCGCCGTGACCGCCAGCGCCACCCGCTCGGCAGAGATCACCGACGAGCTGCGGAACGCACGCTGAACACCCGGTCCAGCGCCTCCGAGGGGCGAGTCTTGATGGTGTGCAGCGCGGCATGAACAGAGGAATACAGTAGTGGCCATGGCGAGGGACACGCGCACAGAGCGCAGCAGCGGAAACGAGGGTGTCCTCAGGGCCCGACTGAGGCAGGGACTCAGGCGTCTCACCGGCACATCGCCGGCCCGTGCCGCCATGATGATCTTCGCGGTCACCATCGCCGTCTTCGCCTCCCTGCTGATGATGCCCTGGTCCACCGTCGCGGGGCGCTCCCCGGAATTCCACGACGCCCTCTTCGTCGCCACCTCCGCCGTGACCGTGACCGGTCTGACCTCGGTGAACACCGCCGATCACTGGTCCTTCGCCGGCGAGCTCGTCATCCTCATCGGCATCCAGGTCGGCGGACTGGGGATCATCACCATCGCGGCGCTGCTGGCGATCTCGGTGACGCGCAACCTCGGGCTGCGCACCCGGCTCGTGGCGCAGGAGGGCGGCATCTCCACCGGTGCGATGGGGGAGACCGGTCAGGTCATCCGCACCGTCGTGATCTGCTCTGCAGTGGTGGAGGCGGCCCTGGCCATGGTGCTGATCCCACGCTTCATCCATCTCGAGGACGACCTGGCCAGCGGCGTGTGGCACGGCCTGTTCTACGCCATCTCCTCCTTCAACAACGCCGGCTTCGTGGTGCACTCCGGAGGCCTTGACGGCTTCGGCGCTGATCCGGTGGTGATCTGGACCATCATGGCGGGCGTCTTCCTGGGCAGCCTGGGCTTCCCGGTGCTGTTCATGCTCTGGCGCAACCGCTGGCACGTGCGCCGCTGGAGCCTGCACACCAAGCTGACCCTGCAGGTCACGCTGCTGCTGCTGGTCGTCGGGGCGCTGCTGTACGGAATCATGGAGTGGTCCAACACCAACACCATCGGCGAGATGAGCGTCTGGGAGAAGGTGCAGAACTCCCTGTTCGCCTCGGTGAACATGCGCTCCGGCGGCTTCTCCGTGGTGGAGTCCAATATGGAGAACTCGGAGACCATGCTGATCTCCGACGCGCTGATGTTCGCCGGCGGCGGCTCAGCCTCGACCGCCGGGGGCATCAAGGTCACCACCATCGCGGTGATCTGGCTCGCCTTCCTGGCGGAGGCCCGCGGCGACGCCGAGTCCACCGCCCACGGACGCACCATCCCCGCCTCGGCCGTCCGGGTTGCGGTCTCGGTGGTGGCCATGGGTGCGACGCTGGTGCTGATCTCCACCGTCTGGCTCATGTACATCACCGGACTCGACATGGGGCGCCCGCTCTATGAGTCCATCTCCGCCTTCGCCACCGTCGGGCTCACCGCCGGGTTGAGCGCAGACCTGCCCCCGGAGGGGCTCTATGTGCTGGCAGCGCTGATGTTCGCCGGCCGCGTCGGGATCATCACCTTCGCCGCCTCACTGACCGTGCGCCAGCGCAGCCGGGTTCGCTACCGCTACCCGGAGGGACGTCCGATGATCGGCTGAGTGTGCTGGAGAGCACCCTGCAGGGGTTTACCCTGGAGTCAGCACTTTCAGGCTCAGCCCAGCGGCTGAGTACGCATTTCGCGAAAAGGACGCATCAGTGGGCAAGCAGAATCCGCAGAGCAACAAGCCGGTCCTCGTCGTGGGGCTCGGCCGTTTCGGCATCGCGCTCAGCGAGCAGCTCGTGACGCAGAACAAGGAGGTCCTGGCCGTGGAGCGCGATCGCGGCCTGGTGCAGAAGTACGCCGACCTGCTCACCCACGTGGTCGAAGCCGATGCCACCGACATCGAGGCGCTGCGCCAGGTCGGCGCCCAGGAGTTCGACGCCGCCGTCGTCGGGGTCGGCACCTCGATCGAGTCCTCGGTGCTCATCGCCGCGAACCTGGTGGACCTCGGAGTCAGCCAGGTCTGGGCCAAGGCCATCAACCCCACCCATGGCAAGATCCTGACCAGGATCGGCTGCCACCACGTGATCTACC
The nucleotide sequence above comes from Nesterenkonia halotolerans. Encoded proteins:
- a CDS encoding Ppx/GppA phosphatase family protein, whose translation is MRLGVLDIGSNTVHLLLVDAHLGAKPEAFASHKRPLSLVKHLDEQGAITDEGQAELIGFIAEAARFAARHRAEDLLSFCTSALREAANGEAVLERVVSETGVELTELSGAQESAMTFFAARRWRGWSAGDILNFDIGGGSFEIAYGRDELPSTAVSVPLGAGRLTRDWLSEDPPSKDQAKALKSYIREELEAARREFPVLSEHTEVLATSKTFRSLARMTGAAPSAAGPYVPRSLTHSELKPLAKRLGSMTAEERAELPGVSTLRARQVFAGSLVAEQAMKVFGIEELQICPWALREGLILRRLDSLVREGAVQVPAAPGVGHVNLGRELRKPSRGDVPGGRPTAAAAVEHAH
- a CDS encoding sugar phosphate isomerase/epimerase family protein, which gives rise to MPTEDVQPHPAHELPRIPVALSTSSVYPLGVAEGFSIADDLGYDGVEVMVTHRSESQQASTLNELSWRFGLQVMAIHAPTLLLTQQVWGSAWDKLKRSAALAQEVGCGVVVAHPPFRWQVGYAEGFAEGIAELEAETGVVFAVENMYPWRAGGREATMYLPHWDPVDQPYPHVTWDFSHAATAEADSYEAVSALGQRLRHVHLTDGWSNGFKDDHLIPGQGEQRVAEAMQLLAKPDFAGSGFTGVVAVEVATRTARNVGDRERWLAESLAFARKHLGQE
- the proC gene encoding pyrroline-5-carboxylate reductase, with amino-acid sequence MSSTAAPQQNPAPTAAPRVAMLGLGSMNGAILAGLLASSVQPEDVVATTRSTATAQARAQEHGVTVLAEAEDPQANQIAAGQADIIFLGVKPHGIVDLAGSIADSLKPDAVVVSVAAAISVEMLQGALGQGQPVIRSMPNTPLSVGLGVVGLVPGTHASESDTRRVQDLLAACGTVHVIEESQIDALTGISGSGPAYAFYLAEQMAEAGVRLGLDPALAADLAAQTVYGAGKMLVSGDGTADAAALRKAVCSPNGTTERAIDAFDEHGFPAAVAAAVTASATRSAEITDELRNAR
- a CDS encoding TrkH family potassium uptake protein; translated protein: MARDTRTERSSGNEGVLRARLRQGLRRLTGTSPARAAMMIFAVTIAVFASLLMMPWSTVAGRSPEFHDALFVATSAVTVTGLTSVNTADHWSFAGELVILIGIQVGGLGIITIAALLAISVTRNLGLRTRLVAQEGGISTGAMGETGQVIRTVVICSAVVEAALAMVLIPRFIHLEDDLASGVWHGLFYAISSFNNAGFVVHSGGLDGFGADPVVIWTIMAGVFLGSLGFPVLFMLWRNRWHVRRWSLHTKLTLQVTLLLLVVGALLYGIMEWSNTNTIGEMSVWEKVQNSLFASVNMRSGGFSVVESNMENSETMLISDALMFAGGGSASTAGGIKVTTIAVIWLAFLAEARGDAESTAHGRTIPASAVRVAVSVVAMGATLVLISTVWLMYITGLDMGRPLYESISAFATVGLTAGLSADLPPEGLYVLAALMFAGRVGIITFAASLTVRQRSRVRYRYPEGRPMIG
- a CDS encoding potassium channel family protein, with protein sequence MGKQNPQSNKPVLVVGLGRFGIALSEQLVTQNKEVLAVERDRGLVQKYADLLTHVVEADATDIEALRQVGAQEFDAAVVGVGTSIESSVLIAANLVDLGVSQVWAKAINPTHGKILTRIGCHHVIYPEHDAGVRAAHLVSGQMLDFIKFDDDFAIVKMRPPRELHGKTIDQCQPRSRHRVNVVGVKSPGKDFVYAQPDTLVSAGDTIIVSGDVSQLEYFADHA